From uncultured Bacteroides sp., a single genomic window includes:
- a CDS encoding RagB/SusD family nutrient uptake outer membrane protein, whose protein sequence is MKKIKYLVLASVSALMLNSCNFLNETPQGILDEEQVKGPEQIEGLVSAAYSSLGNDHYDKPFSLWPYGNVRSDDAYKGGNDENDIADFHFYEISENIKSDFGEADGLWFFIYEAISRANSALSVLKSVDKSQFPNKDARMGEMYFLRGHFYFMLKEVFGHIPLVDEDTPLNEYDKIPNTLPNDKQWEFICNDFKKAYDLLPVAQSQAGRANKIAAAAYLAKAYLFKAYRQDEKNSVTEINAQDLNQVLDYTQVVMNSSYKLEPDIACNFLPGAYQNGPESLFAVQYSTGDGTMFGRLNWGDVLSVPMGLGCCDFHKPSQNLVNAFKTTNGLPEFDSFDNINYDNTLDKVDPRLYHTVALPGVPYKYNEDLIYQEKWNRNPSVYGLYASLKENVDPSCDCFVNVSPFYGNSKNRIVLRYADVILMRAEALIELNREQEALPLINLIRERAKNSTTFIPYAKNLNISLYQNGVNCVWNKDFARQALRWERRLELAMEGNRFFDLVRWGIASQVMNNYFNSESARRSFLAAGKFDKNQDEYIPIPQQQINFTNGVYKQNPGWK, encoded by the coding sequence ATGAAAAAAATTAAATATTTAGTTTTGGCTTCCGTTTCAGCATTAATGCTCAACAGTTGCAATTTTCTTAATGAAACTCCTCAGGGAATCCTTGATGAAGAACAAGTAAAAGGTCCTGAGCAGATAGAAGGACTAGTATCTGCGGCTTATTCTTCTTTAGGAAATGACCATTATGATAAACCTTTCAGCCTTTGGCCATATGGTAACGTACGCTCTGATGATGCATATAAAGGAGGTAACGATGAAAATGATATTGCAGACTTTCATTTTTATGAAATATCAGAAAATATTAAATCAGATTTTGGTGAAGCAGATGGCTTATGGTTTTTTATTTATGAAGCAATTTCTCGTGCCAACTCAGCACTTAGTGTTTTGAAAAGTGTGGATAAATCTCAATTCCCTAATAAAGATGCCCGTATGGGAGAAATGTATTTTTTGAGAGGACACTTCTACTTTATGCTAAAAGAAGTTTTTGGACATATTCCTTTAGTTGATGAGGATACTCCGTTGAATGAGTATGATAAGATACCTAATACATTACCTAATGACAAACAATGGGAATTTATTTGCAATGACTTTAAAAAAGCATACGATTTATTACCGGTAGCTCAAAGTCAGGCTGGAAGAGCCAACAAGATTGCTGCAGCTGCTTATCTTGCAAAAGCTTATCTCTTTAAGGCTTATCGTCAGGATGAGAAAAATAGTGTGACAGAAATAAACGCTCAGGATTTAAATCAAGTATTGGATTATACACAAGTAGTGATGAATTCTTCTTATAAGTTAGAGCCGGATATAGCATGTAACTTTTTACCGGGAGCTTATCAAAACGGACCGGAATCATTGTTTGCAGTACAATATTCTACAGGAGACGGTACTATGTTTGGTCGTTTGAATTGGGGAGATGTACTTTCTGTGCCAATGGGATTAGGTTGTTGTGACTTCCATAAACCAAGTCAAAATTTGGTGAATGCTTTTAAAACAACTAACGGATTGCCCGAATTTGACTCCTTTGATAATATAAATTACGATAACACTCTTGATAAAGTAGACCCACGTTTATATCATACTGTTGCTCTTCCTGGAGTACCCTATAAGTATAATGAAGATTTAATTTATCAAGAGAAATGGAATAGAAATCCTTCTGTTTATGGTCTGTATGCTTCTTTGAAAGAAAATGTAGATCCTTCATGTGACTGTTTTGTAAATGTCTCTCCATTTTATGGAAACTCTAAAAATAGAATTGTATTACGTTATGCAGATGTTATATTAATGCGTGCTGAGGCTCTTATAGAACTGAATCGTGAACAAGAAGCACTTCCACTTATCAATCTGATTCGTGAACGTGCCAAGAATAGTACCACATTTATTCCGTATGCAAAAAATCTTAATATTTCCTTGTATCAAAATGGCGTAAATTGTGTATGGAATAAAGATTTTGCTCGTCAGGCACTTCGTTGGGAACGTCGTTTGGAACTTGCAATGGAAGGAAATCGTTTCTTTGATCTTGTACGTTGGGGTATTGCCAGTCAGGTTATGAACAATTATTTCAACAGCGAGTCTGCCCGACGTTCATTCCTTGCTGCCGGCAAGTTTGATAAGAATCAGGATGAATACATTCCAATACCTCAGCAACAGATAAATTTTACGAATGGGGTGTATAAGCAAAATCCAGGATGGAAATAA